Proteins from one Mucilaginibacter jinjuensis genomic window:
- a CDS encoding DASH family cryptochrome, translated as MSDKTILVWFRNDLRVNDNEILLEATRKADKVLPVYIFDPYYFETTEAGVPKTGNIRAKFLIESVANLRQNLQSLGGDLIVRIGDPAELIPQLAQEYHVNEVYHHREVSFEETAISEKLEAALWKIKLNLKHFIGHTLYHKEDLPFPIKDIPDSFAVFKKKVERDSDVRPSVQAPENIILPENAEPGEIPTLQQLGLEEPIADTRAKFSFIGGETAGNEQLQRYINNALAAMGSKPARNGMHTSISGISPWLAMGCLSPRQVYWSVMQHFHHNNNPLVLELLWRDYFRFMFKKHGSTKFFKAEGFKTEAPETATKQGELFENWKQGATGNAAVDAAMTELNNTGFINNYSRQTLAAYLIKELKVDWTQGALYFESVLIDYSPASNWGNWIFVAGVGNDPRENKYFDTSKLGTEYKDDYLALWLSHTKDVA; from the coding sequence ATGAGCGATAAAACGATATTGGTTTGGTTCAGAAATGATTTACGTGTAAACGATAATGAAATATTGTTAGAAGCTACGCGTAAAGCCGATAAAGTACTGCCCGTTTATATTTTCGATCCCTATTATTTCGAGACCACCGAAGCCGGTGTACCTAAAACAGGTAACATTCGTGCAAAGTTTCTGATAGAATCTGTAGCTAACCTTCGTCAGAACTTACAGTCATTGGGTGGCGACCTGATCGTCCGCATTGGCGACCCTGCCGAACTGATCCCACAACTGGCACAAGAATATCATGTTAACGAGGTTTATCACCACCGCGAGGTATCATTCGAAGAAACTGCCATTTCTGAAAAACTGGAAGCCGCCTTATGGAAAATTAAGCTGAACCTTAAACACTTTATAGGCCACACGCTTTACCATAAAGAAGATCTGCCTTTCCCGATAAAAGATATCCCGGATAGCTTTGCCGTATTTAAAAAGAAAGTAGAGCGCGACAGCGATGTACGCCCAAGCGTACAAGCGCCCGAAAATATAATACTGCCCGAAAATGCAGAACCCGGCGAAATACCAACCCTGCAACAATTAGGATTGGAAGAGCCAATTGCCGACACCCGCGCCAAGTTTAGTTTTATAGGCGGCGAAACAGCAGGTAACGAGCAACTGCAACGCTATATTAATAATGCCCTTGCCGCAATGGGGTCAAAGCCTGCGCGTAATGGCATGCATACTTCTATTTCAGGTATTTCGCCCTGGTTGGCTATGGGGTGTTTATCGCCTCGCCAGGTATATTGGAGTGTGATGCAGCATTTTCATCATAACAACAACCCGCTGGTGCTCGAGCTTTTATGGCGCGATTACTTTAGGTTTATGTTTAAAAAACACGGCAGCACCAAGTTTTTCAAAGCCGAAGGTTTTAAAACCGAAGCTCCCGAAACAGCCACCAAGCAAGGCGAACTTTTCGAAAACTGGAAACAAGGTGCAACCGGCAACGCAGCAGTAGATGCCGCAATGACCGAATTAAACAATACCGGTTTCATCAATAACTATAGCCGCCAAACCCTGGCCGCTTACCTCATCAAAGAATTAAAAGTAGACTGGACACAAGGCGCGTTATACTTCGAAAGTGTGCTGATAGATTACTCACCCGCCAGCAATTGGGGTAACTGGATCTTTGTTGCCGGTGTAGGTAACGATCCACGCGAAAATAAATACTTTGATACCTCTAAATTAGGTACCGAGTATAAAGATGATTACCTGGCGCTTTGGTTATCGCATACTAAGGACGTAGCGTAA
- a CDS encoding TetR family transcriptional regulator C-terminal domain-containing protein, with protein MATIESIQSAYIDYVLTQGEQPKSVYVFAKQNEITEEEFYRFFGSFEALEQNIWAETATKTIAEIKTQEIWPQYSSREKALSFFYSFFELLKSSRSFAIYSFNRQPKGLSHPRVLDTLKVIVENFADEIIKQGLESNELADRRFLSKRYKDGLWMQFGFVLNFWINDNSAGFEKTDEAIEKGVNVTFDLFQRSPIDNLLEYGKFLAKNSRFAERV; from the coding sequence ATGGCCACTATAGAGAGCATACAATCCGCTTATATAGATTATGTACTTACGCAGGGCGAGCAGCCTAAGTCGGTATACGTATTTGCGAAACAGAATGAAATTACCGAAGAAGAGTTCTATCGTTTCTTCGGATCGTTTGAGGCACTGGAGCAAAACATCTGGGCTGAAACAGCTACCAAAACCATTGCTGAAATTAAAACTCAGGAGATTTGGCCGCAATATTCATCGCGGGAGAAAGCATTGTCGTTCTTCTACAGCTTTTTCGAATTATTAAAAAGCAGCCGCAGCTTTGCCATCTACAGCTTTAACAGACAGCCCAAAGGGTTATCGCATCCGCGTGTGCTGGATACTTTAAAGGTGATAGTAGAAAACTTTGCCGATGAGATAATTAAGCAAGGCCTCGAGTCGAACGAACTGGCTGATCGCCGTTTCCTTTCCAAACGTTATAAAGACGGCCTTTGGATGCAGTTTGGCTTTGTGCTTAATTTCTGGATCAACGATAATTCGGCCGGGTTCGAGAAAACTGATGAAGCCATTGAGAAAGGTGTAAACGTAACGTTTGATCTTTTCCAACGTTCGCCAATTGATAATTTGCTGGAGTACGGCAAGTTTTTGGCAAAGAATAGCAGGTTTGCGGAACGGGTGTAA